From a region of the Gossypium raimondii isolate GPD5lz chromosome 10, ASM2569854v1, whole genome shotgun sequence genome:
- the LOC105775075 gene encoding protein MIZU-KUSSEI 1, with product MADSRPNTGNDNSRDGSTAPPPNPSTPKASSSPQPFSLIQPSELQSKKQKRKVLRAFRSVFRAFPIITPACKFPTSPGLQTDSHISISGIRVTGTLFGYRKGKVSLSIQESPKCLPSLVIEFSLQTNVLQKELSAGMVRIALECEKRCGKEQVKLFDEPLWTMFCNGKKTGHGVKREATAEDLHVMELLKAVSMGAGVLPGNSETEGVDGELAYIRAFFDRVVGSKDCETLYMLSPDGNTGPDLCIFLVRM from the coding sequence ATGGCGGACTCTAGGCCTAACACCGGCAACGACAACTCCAGGGACGGATCCACTGCCCCACCACCCAACCCTTCTACCCCCAAAGCTTCTTCATCTCCACAACCCTTCTCCCTTATCCAACCATCTGAATTACAGTCCAAGAAACAAAAACGCAAAGTCCTTCGAGCTTTCCGTTCCGTTTTCCGGGCTTTCCCCATCATCACTCCCGCATGCAAGTTCCCCACCAGCCCTGGTTTACAGACCGACTCTCACATCAGCATCTCGGGGATTCGAGTCACCGGAACTTTGTTCGGGTATCGTAAAGGCAAAGTTAGCCTTTCGATTCAAGAGAGCCCCAAGTGTCTCCCTTCTTTAGTCATTGAGTTTTCGTTGCAAACCAACGTGTTACAAAAGGAACTCAGCGCGGGCATGGTGAGAATCGCTTTAGAATGTGAAAAACGATGTGGGAAAGAGCAAGTTAAGCTATTCGATGAGCCTTTGTGGACGATGTTTTGCAACGGGAAAAAGACAGGCCACGGGGTTAAAAGAGAGGCGACGGCAGAGGATTTGCACGTTATGGAGCTTCTCAAGGCGGTTTCAATGGGGGCTGGGGTTTTGCCAGGGAATTCTGAAACTGAGGGTGTTGATGGAGAGTTGGCCTATATTAGAGCCTTTTTCGATCGAGTCGTTGGCTCCAAGGATTGCGAGACCCTTTACATGTTGAGCCCCGATGGAAATACTGGTCCTGATCTCTGTATATTTCTCGTCAGGATGTGA